A section of the Borrelia coriaceae genome encodes:
- a CDS encoding Mlp family lipoprotein has protein sequence MKIIIKLLVLYSTTLFYCCNENESDIGFRHGKKHHGQTTETSIFKPPTPEITAPTNNEKTKSNSFINGLNIAINEIPKEIKNWPDNGKEIFTKFIIWLSKDIQKQKELEQAFSTAYNFLETKRQQYANNETFDQYIQNGIITKSYDYQNGKYGIHTDDVPQYSKGKLIGGISAGINFIRAFFSDILETITTEKNIDTNDNDKIFASIITTIQESTNDMIEEWKEEKVSK, from the coding sequence ATGAAAATAATTATCAAATTATTAGTACTTTACAGTACAACATTGTTTTATTGTTGCAATGAAAATGAATCAGATATAGGATTTAGACACGGTAAAAAACACCATGGCCAAACAACAGAAACCTCAATATTTAAACCCCCAACCCCTGAGATTACTGCTCCAACTAATAATGAAAAAACAAAATCTAATTCTTTTATAAATGGATTAAATATAGCAATTAATGAAATACCAAAAGAAATTAAAAACTGGCCAGACAATGGAAAAGAAATATTTACAAAATTTATTATATGGCTTTCAAAAGATATACAAAAACAAAAAGAATTAGAACAAGCTTTTTCTACTGCTTACAATTTCTTAGAAACCAAAAGACAACAATATGCAAATAACGAAACTTTTGATCAATATATACAAAATGGTATTATTACCAAATCGTACGACTATCAAAATGGCAAATATGGAATTCACACCGACGATGTACCACAATATTCCAAAGGAAAACTCATCGGAGGAATTTCTGCAGGTATAAATTTTATACGAGCATTTTTCTCCGACATTTTAGAAACAATCACCACAGAAAAAAATATAGATACAAACGATAATGACAAAATATTTGCATCTATAATAACAACAATACAAGAATCAACAAATGATATGATAGAAGAATGGAAAGAAGAAAAGGTCTCAAAATAA
- a CDS encoding variable large family protein — protein MKVNIKNIRIKSICAILFISLFLSCNSGVIEELEKKKSFADSLLNIGYRFQEIFTSFGNTIGDALGFSAVKFDDTRDKVGVHFDKVKKGLEDTKGKLDGLAKEISSTPNADTKGVETVKTVIQGSNDVFDKLIGALTKLADVAKSASSLKIGENDNGNSVIADEEDVNKLAEGVKTIIEVANKFGVEIKPGTPGNPVTNTNYRTNNKILKINFQCK, from the coding sequence ATGAAAGTAAATATTAAAAATATTAGAATAAAAAGTATTTGTGCAATATTATTTATCTCTTTGTTCCTTTCTTGTAATAGTGGAGTAATAGAAGAACTTGAAAAGAAAAAATCTTTTGCTGATTCTCTTCTCAATATAGGTTATAGATTTCAAGAAATATTCACTTCTTTTGGCAATACAATAGGAGACGCATTAGGATTTAGTGCTGTTAAATTCGATGATACTAGAGATAAGGTAGGCGTCCACTTTGATAAAGTAAAAAAAGGATTAGAAGATACTAAAGGTAAATTAGATGGTTTGGCAAAAGAAATATCGTCTACTCCAAATGCTGATACTAAAGGTGTTGAAACTGTTAAGACTGTTATTCAAGGATCAAATGATGTTTTTGATAAACTAATTGGTGCTCTAACTAAACTTGCTGATGTTGCTAAAAGTGCTAGCAGCCTTAAAATTGGTGAGAATGATAATGGTAATTCTGTTATTGCTGATGAGGAAGATGTTAATAAATTAGCTGAAGGTGTGAAAACAATTATTGAGGTAGCAAATAAATTTGGTGTGGAAATCAAACCTGGAACTCCTGGTAATCCGGTGACTAATACTAATTATAGGACAAATAATAAAATTTTAAAAATAAATTTTCAATGTAAATAA
- a CDS encoding variable large family protein has product MSLFLSCNNGIEELQKQNDSILSISNLRQGFLDIFTSFGDMVTDALGIKSDTKKEDIGKYFTAIEKTMTSVKEKLQAEVSKNGNYEKVREKVTSFIQTIEKIEKGAETAAGGAKGDEKIGGATKTGGQDATPAEADSVNKLVKGIGQIVGVVLENKGDATATKTEDNEQKTIAKLFSDNKSNSTDAIAAAASASIGAVSGADILKAIASSGDASDVAIDKAKDAASIAIAKKEDKSDLDASAKKDAIIAAGIALRAMAKGGKFAAKASEAKSAHAVNGAAASAVNKTLSTLIIAIRNTIDTGLKSIIDVLSKVKQEDKFVKPVETEKNK; this is encoded by the coding sequence ATCTCTCTATTCCTTTCTTGTAATAATGGGATAGAAGAACTTCAAAAACAAAATGATTCTATACTTTCTATATCTAATTTAAGACAAGGTTTCTTAGATATCTTTACTTCTTTTGGTGATATGGTTACAGATGCATTGGGTATTAAATCTGATACTAAGAAAGAAGATATAGGTAAATATTTTACTGCTATTGAAAAAACTATGACATCTGTTAAGGAAAAGTTGCAAGCAGAAGTTTCTAAGAATGGTAATTATGAAAAAGTAAGAGAAAAGGTTACCTCATTTATTCAGACTATAGAAAAAATAGAGAAGGGAGCTGAAACCGCTGCTGGTGGTGCTAAAGGAGACGAAAAGATTGGTGGTGCTACTAAAACTGGTGGTCAGGATGCTACTCCTGCAGAAGCAGATAGTGTTAATAAACTTGTTAAAGGAATTGGACAAATAGTTGGAGTGGTTTTAGAGAACAAAGGAGATGCTACTGCTACTAAGACAGAAGATAATGAGCAAAAAACAATTGCCAAATTATTTAGTGATAACAAGTCTAATAGTACTGATGCCATAGCAGCGGCAGCAAGTGCATCAATCGGTGCTGTAAGTGGTGCTGATATTCTGAAAGCTATTGCTAGTTCTGGTGATGCTAGTGATGTTGCAATTGATAAAGCAAAAGATGCTGCAAGTATTGCTATTGCAAAAAAAGAGGATAAGAGTGATCTTGATGCATCTGCAAAGAAAGACGCAATTATCGCAGCAGGAATAGCATTAAGAGCAATGGCTAAGGGTGGTAAGTTTGCTGCTAAGGCTAGTGAAGCTAAATCTGCTCATGCAGTAAATGGTGCAGCTGCAAGTGCAGTAAATAAGACTTTAAGTACTCTTATAATTGCTATTAGAAATACTATTGATACTGGTTTAAAATCAATTATTGATGTTCTGTCTAAAGTCAAACAAGAAGATAAATTTGTTAAACCTGTAGAAACTGAAAAAAATAAGTAA
- the bdr gene encoding Bdr family repetitive protein — translation MQESSLHSVSSSQIFNGHITEDMIYQEFVKMGMQDYVANELSKRYYRNELTYKDIEYLESNFNLKLEMLERSLNSEIVSFKVELDNKMDVKFNEFSNKI, via the coding sequence ATGCAAGAGTCGTCATTGCATTCTGTTAGTAGTTCGCAAATTTTTAATGGACATATAACTGAAGATATGATCTATCAAGAGTTTGTTAAGATGGGGATGCAAGATTATGTAGCAAATGAACTTTCTAAAAGATATTACCGTAATGAGTTGACATATAAAGATATTGAGTATTTAGAGAGTAATTTTAACTTGAAGTTAGAAATGTTAGAACGTAGCTTAAACTCAGAGATTGTTTCATTTAAGGTTGAGCTTGATAATAAGATGGATGTGAAGTTTAATGAGTTCTCTAATAAAATATAG
- a CDS encoding Vsp/OspC family lipoprotein: MKISIKTFCATLFISLFLSCNNGGPEIREGQVATADGTVIDLKAVSKKIKDTSAFASNVKEIHTLIKSVNELAKAIGKKIQQSSSGSDLADDSSNNKDGRLVSGAFKIIFTVKDKATALEGISEVSSGLKMKITDLIGKSTAFLVKLQEKHSELGKTDVNGDVAKKAIDIANGTVDHGASELKALNTTVDELLEAANAELEASIAELTIPAPSN, from the coding sequence ATGAAAATAAGTATTAAAACTTTTTGTGCAACATTATTTATATCTTTATTCCTTTCTTGTAATAATGGAGGACCAGAGATTAGAGAAGGACAAGTAGCTACTGCTGATGGGACAGTGATTGATTTAAAGGCAGTAAGTAAAAAGATAAAAGATACTAGTGCTTTTGCATCAAATGTGAAAGAAATTCATACTTTAATTAAATCAGTAAATGAGCTTGCTAAAGCTATTGGCAAGAAAATTCAGCAAAGTAGTAGTGGAAGTGATCTTGCTGATGATTCTTCTAATAATAAAGATGGAAGGTTAGTTTCAGGAGCATTTAAAATAATATTCACTGTGAAGGATAAAGCAACAGCCTTAGAAGGAATATCTGAAGTTTCTAGTGGTTTAAAAATGAAGATTACTGATCTTATTGGTAAAAGTACAGCGTTTTTAGTTAAATTACAGGAGAAACATTCTGAACTTGGGAAAACAGATGTTAATGGTGACGTTGCAAAAAAAGCTATAGATATAGCAAATGGAACTGTTGATCATGGAGCAAGTGAGCTTAAAGCTTTAAACACAACAGTTGATGAGTTGTTAGAAGCAGCTAATGCTGAATTAGAAGCTTCAATTGCAGAGCTTACAATTCCTGCTCCATCTAATTAG